The Streptomyces sp. NBC_01439 genome contains the following window.
CGCCACCGTGACCTCCCCCTCGGTCCTGTCGTCCTCCAGCCGACGCTGGGAGGTACCCCCTGCGCAGCAGTATGGCCGTAGTGCCGGTCGACCACAGCACCCGGTGCTGGATCCAGGGCGATCCGTCCCTGAGGGCCCCCTTCGTCGCCCCTTCACCGTCAATACGTCCGTATGGGCGCCACGGTTCCAGACCGGACGGTTTCCGGGGCGGGTTCACCTGAAATGGGTACGGAGTTTTTCATAGGCCTCGGGCGGTGCGCCGAGCGCGTCCAGGCCCAGCAGCCCGGCACCGAGCACCGGCGGCGCCGTGATCACGCGGATCCGGGCGCGCGGGGCCCGTTCGGCGAGGCCCGCCGCGATCCGGTCGTTGAGCTGCGGGTGTCCGGCGGCCAGCACACTGCCACCCAGCACCACCGGTACCTCCTGCTCCAGCAGGCCCAGGCGCCCCAGCGCCACCGATGCCATGGCCACCACCTCGTCCGCCTGCCGGTGCACCAGCGACAGCGCCACCGGGTCCCCGGCGGCCGCCACCGCGAACAGCACCGGTGTCAGCTCGTGCCGCCGCGCGTGCTCCACCCGGCCCAGGTGCATCGCCTCGATCAGCGAGGCCATCGACGGGTGGCCGAAGTGCGCGGGCAGCGCCCGGGCCAGCTCCGTCGGCCCGCCCCGCCCGTCCTCGGCCCGGGCCGCGAACCAGAGCGCCTCCTCGGCCAGTCCGCCCCCACCGCCCCAGTCTCCGGAGATCCGTCCGATCGCGGGGAAGCGGGCGGTCCGCCCGTCCGGGGTCATCCCGACGCAGTTGATGCCCGCCCCGCACACCACCGCGACCCCGCACGGGTCGGCGCCCGTCGGCAGCCCGGAGCGCAGCAGCGCGAAGGTGTCGTTGTGCACCGCCGTCGCGCGGCCCCAACCGCGGCGCTCGATCTCCCGCGCCAGCTCCTGCTCCTCCACCGGGAAGTCGGCGTTGGCCAGGCACGCCGACACCCGCTCGGCCCACGGCCCGGCCGCGGGGCCGGCGCGCAGCCCGGCGTCGGCCATCGCCCCGGCCAGCACGTCGACGGCCGCGGCCACCCCCGTGCGCGGCGGCTGGAAGCCCCCGGCCTGGCCGGAGCACAACACCGAGCCGTCCGGGGCGAGGAGCGCCACGTCCGTCTTGCTGTTGCCCGCGTCCATCGCCAGCACCGAGGGGAGGGTCACGCCCATGGCAGGTGCTCCTTGTTGTGCGCGAGGAGCCGGTCGGTCAGCCCTTCGGCCAGGTCGAACTGTCCGATGAGGGGGTGTGCCAGCAGTGCCTTGAAGACCCGCTCGCGCCCGCCGCGCAGGGCCGCGTCCAGCGCGAGGTCCTCGTACGCGCTCACGTGCGAGATCAGCCCGGAGAACAGCGGGTCCAACCGGGGCACCGCGAGCGGGACGGGGCCGGATCCGTCGACGCGGGCCTGCACCTCGATCACCGCGTCGTCCGGCAGGAAGGGCAGCGTGCCGTTGTTGGACGTGTTGACCACCTGTACGGCCGGCCCGCCGTCGCCCAGCAGGGAGGCGGCCAGGTCCACGGCGGCCTCGGAGTAGAAGGCGCCGCCCCGTTTCGCCAGCAGCGCCGGCTTCTCGTCGAGCGCGGGATCCCCGTACAGGGCGAGCAGTTCGCGTTCCATCGCCGCGACCTCGGCCGCCCGCGAGGGCTTGGTCCCGAGCTCCCGGACCACCTCGTCGTGGGCGTAGAAGTAGCGCAAGTAGTACGAGGGCACGACGCCGAGCCGGTCCAGCACCGCCCGGGGCAGCCGCAGGTCCCCGGCGACGGCCCCGCCGTGCGCGGCGAGCAGGGTCGCCAACAGGTCCTCGCCGTCCGGGCCGCCCCGGCGCACGCCGAGCTCCCAGGTGAGGTGGTTGAGGCCCACGTGGTCCAGGTGGATGTCGGCCGGCGCCAGGTCCAGCAGCGCCGCGAACTTCCGCTGGAGGCCGATGGCGACGTTGCACAGACCGACGGCCTTGTGCCCGGCCCGCAGGAGGGCCCGGGTGACGATCCCCACCGGGTTGGTGAAGTCGATGATCCACGCGTCCGGGTTGGTCCGCCGGACCCGCTCGGCGATGTCGA
Protein-coding sequences here:
- a CDS encoding N-acetylglucosamine kinase; translated protein: MGVTLPSVLAMDAGNSKTDVALLAPDGSVLCSGQAGGFQPPRTGVAAAVDVLAGAMADAGLRAGPAAGPWAERVSACLANADFPVEEQELAREIERRGWGRATAVHNDTFALLRSGLPTGADPCGVAVVCGAGINCVGMTPDGRTARFPAIGRISGDWGGGGGLAEEALWFAARAEDGRGGPTELARALPAHFGHPSMASLIEAMHLGRVEHARRHELTPVLFAVAAAGDPVALSLVHRQADEVVAMASVALGRLGLLEQEVPVVLGGSVLAAGHPQLNDRIAAGLAERAPRARIRVITAPPVLGAGLLGLDALGAPPEAYEKLRTHFR
- a CDS encoding 6-phospho-beta-glucosidase translates to MKLAVVGGGSTYTPELVDGFARLRDTLPVSELVLIDPAAERLELIGGLARRIFARQGHPGRITTTSDLDAGISGADAVLLQLRIGGQAARLQDETWPLECGCVGQETTGAGGLAKALRTVPVVLDIAERVRRTNPDAWIIDFTNPVGIVTRALLRAGHKAVGLCNVAIGLQRKFAALLDLAPADIHLDHVGLNHLTWELGVRRGGPDGEDLLATLLAAHGGAVAGDLRLPRAVLDRLGVVPSYYLRYFYAHDEVVRELGTKPSRAAEVAAMERELLALYGDPALDEKPALLAKRGGAFYSEAAVDLAASLLGDGGPAVQVVNTSNNGTLPFLPDDAVIEVQARVDGSGPVPLAVPRLDPLFSGLISHVSAYEDLALDAALRGGRERVFKALLAHPLIGQFDLAEGLTDRLLAHNKEHLPWA